The stretch of DNA GTACATGATAAGTGAATTCAGTGCAAAATAATATGCTAAGAGAACCCATTTAGTCTGTTCATACAAATAAGTGAAGCTATAAAATGTGTCAATAAATGCGCGCAGAGTTATTTTAAAACATACCAGTGTGAACAAGTATTTAAAAGCTGGGGGAAATACATTTGAGGTGGGTCTCCACTTTTAAGTTTCACCGTGTGTGGCTTTATTTACAGCATTCGGCTCTTAACCCAAAGGTTCAATGGCAAATTAAAAGCAGATTAGtggactaataataataattataaataagatACATTTACTGTAATTTTGCTCTTCGTAATGTGAACAGCTATGTTAAAAATGGCTACACAAACAATCCGACCACCGTTTGAGCGTTATCCTTCTCAAATTGGCTACACCATGATCTACTAATGATTTTAGGATTTTCCgtttttaaaacaatacaaatccATTAACACCTCCAAAAAAGTTAATTTGCATAGTGTATTATAACTGGGGAAATGGTTCAAATGCTCCTGATAGCCTGTCTAGCACATTAACAGCCACACTACTTAACAAAACAATAGGCCTTCAGTCCTCTTTTGTCCAAAAGTAAAACGTAGTAAAAATGAACACGGGCTTAAAAATCATCTTCAGTACCTCAAACAGTTATGGCAGTTATGGCTTATAACTTGGCGAATCACTCGAGCGTATTTACAAACCCTGACGTAGATGTGTGACTGAGTGAGCATTGGTCCACGCAAACAGTAATTCTGTTGGGGAGATTTAGGGCTCCTGTGCGCCCGCCCTGTGCTCACAGGACAGAGCCCTCACATCGCCTTTGACCCGTTTAAAGTTTACGCGCTACAAACCCTCCTCAGATCGTTACATAATTCAACACATTCTATACAACATCGTGTCTATTCAGTACCGCGACACACTGGCCGCTGTACCACCCCGCTATATACACACTGCTCACtggtatgattttttttctgaattaattaattaattaagcttTAAACCAACATCTTAGCCTCTCCTTCCAAGAACACAGTCACGTTTGAACGAGTTGTTTTGAAAATAGCGTAATTTCAGACTGGAACGAGTATCAAGTTATTCTATGGCACAAACCAGCGCGTGCGTCAGATTTCATAATTATCATGAACTGATtatccaagataaaaaaaacagggaattAATTTAATCGTATTTACCTGTATGCGTCCTCTTGTGAATCTTTAGGTTCTCCGACCGCGCGAAGACCTTGCCACAGCCCGGGAAAGGGCAGGGGAACGGCTTCTCTCCCGTGTGCACGCGGATATGGTTGACCAGCTTGTATTTGGCTTTGAAGGGCTTGCTTTCCCGTGGACAGTCCTCCCAGAAGCATATGTGGTTGCTCTGTTCGGGTCCGCCGACGTGCTCCACGGAGACGTGCGTGACGAGCTCGTGCATGGTGCTGAAAGTTTTATTGCAACTCTTCTTGGGGTTACTTAGCTGCTCCGGGTCGATCCACTTGCAGATGAGCTCCTGCTTGATGCATTGCTGTCTCATATATCGGAAGAAGGCAccggggtggtggtggtgatggtggtggtgcgCTGCCATGTTCATGCCCATGTTCATGTTCATGGAGCCGTACTGGTTGTGCAGCTGCGCGGCCGAGTAGGGGTCGGCCCGCGGACTGGATACCTGGTGGTACTGTTCGGAGCGCCCAAACACCTCGCCCGCGAGCCCCAGGCGCATCTGCCCGTTGAGTACGTTGGGCGAGCCGTGCGAGCCGTGCTGCTCATGGATGCCCGGGAAAAGGATGTGGCCCTGGCTGTCCGCATGCGAGTGGTGCAGCGAGCTGGCGGCGGGGCCGAAGATGGCGTGCTGGCCGCCCGCCGGCGACGAGTCACCGAAGCCACGGCTGCGAAACAAAAAGTCCCGTGTGGAGTTGAACGGTGAGCTAGCGTACGATGTGACATGGGCGGCGTGTGCGCCCAGTGCCGCTGCGGGGTATGCGGGTGCCTGGGATGTGAACGCCGAACTCTGTCCCGGGGAGAGCTCGTGGTTCAGTTTGAAGGCGCCCATGTGCGCCGAGTCTACGAAGCTGTTCTGCGCTAAACTCAAGTCCCTGTCCTGCATGTCGCCGGCCGCGTGGTGCCTCGCGAACGTTCCAACTCCCAAGCCGGGGAACTGATGACCAGCGTCCAGTAGCATCGCCTTGTCGATCGATGTAGATGGAGCTCAAG from Astyanax mexicanus isolate ESR-SI-001 chromosome 11, AstMex3_surface, whole genome shotgun sequence encodes:
- the zic2a gene encoding zinc finger protein ZIC 2a codes for the protein MLLDAGHQFPGLGVGTFARHHAAGDMQDRDLSLAQNSFVDSAHMGAFKLNHELSPGQSSAFTSQAPAYPAAALGAHAAHVTSYASSPFNSTRDFLFRSRGFGDSSPAGGQHAIFGPAASSLHHSHADSQGHILFPGIHEQHGSHGSPNVLNGQMRLGLAGEVFGRSEQYHQVSSPRADPYSAAQLHNQYGSMNMNMGMNMAAHHHHHHHHPGAFFRYMRQQCIKQELICKWIDPEQLSNPKKSCNKTFSTMHELVTHVSVEHVGGPEQSNHICFWEDCPRESKPFKAKYKLVNHIRVHTGEKPFPCPFPGCGKVFARSENLKIHKRTHTGEKPFQCEFEGCDRRFANSSDRKKHMHVHTSDKPYLCKMCDKSYTHPSSLRKHMKVHESSPPASDSSPAASSGYESSTPPGLVSPSTETQSNTNLSPSSAVHTSNGHSSLSSNFSEWYV